ATGGGTGTGACGGTGAGCGACTGATGCGCACGCACGGGAAGAAGTATCGCGCGGCCGCGCAGAAGCTCGACCAGACGACCGCCCAGCCGGCGCGTCAGGCGATCGAGGCGGTCAAGGGCGCCGCGTTCGCCAAGTTCGATGAGACGGTCGAGGTGGCGGTCCGCCTCGGCGTCGACCCGCGTCACGCCGACCAGGTCGTCCGCGGCACCGTGGTGCTGCCGGCCGGCACGGGCAAGAGCGTCCGCGTGCTCGTGATCGCCCAGGGCCCCAAGGTCGCCGAGGCCGAGCAGGCCGGGGCGGACTTCGTGGGCGTCGAGTACGTCCAGCGCATCAAGGACGGCTTCCTCGACTTCGACGTGATGATCGCCACCCCGGATCTCATGGGGCAGGTCGGTCAGCTCGGGCGCGTGCTCGGCCCCCGCGGCCTGATGCCGAACCCGAAGGCCGGCACGGTGACGTTCGACGTCGGCCGCGCGGTCCGCGAGGTCAAGGCCGGTAAGATCGAGTTCCGCGTCGACAAGGGCGGCAACGTGCACGCCCCGATCGGCAAGGTCTCGTTCGCCGCCGACGCGCTGGAGTCGAACTTCGCGGCGCTGATGGATCAGATCGTCCGCTCGAAGCCGTCGGCCTCGAAGGGCGTGTACGTGCGGAACGTCGCGATCTCGAGCTCCATGGGGCCCGGGGTCACCGTCGACACCACGCCCTACCGGTAAGGGGTCGCCGAGATGAAGCGTACCGAGAAGGAGCAGCTCGTCACCGAGCTGACCGACAAGATCAAGGGCGCGCAGGCGCTCTACTACACCGACTTCACGGGCCTCAACGTGAAGCGGATGACCGAGCTGCGCCGCCAGCTCCGTCGTGCGGGCGTGGAGTACGTGGTCATCAAGAACACGCTCGCCCTCCGCGCGGTGAACGAGAGCGGCCTGGTCGCCGATCGCCTCAAGGGGCCGACGGGGATCGTGGTCGCCGCGGACGCCCTCGCGGGCGCCAAGGTGCTGTCCGACTTCGCGAAGGCGAACGACCAGAAGCCCGCCATCAAGGGTGGGATGTTCGACGGTCGCCAGATCGATGCGGATCAGGTCAAGGCGCTGGCCAACATGCCCTCGCGCGAGCAGATGCTCGCCGAGCTCGGCGCGGGCCTCATGGCGCCGCTCGCCCAGATGGCGGGCGTCATGAACGGCATGCTCACGATGATGGTCGGCGCGCTCGAGGCCCTGCGGGTCCAGAAGGAAGGCGCGCAGTAACCCCAGGCGGTTAGCCTGTTCAACCTGCCCCAGCGGTTCAGCCGCCTGGGTTTCCTACGGAGAATCACGGTACCATGGCTATGAGCAACGACGAGATCCTCGACGCGATCGGCAACAAGACGGTCTTCGAGCTGGCCGAGCTGATCGAGGCGTTCAAGACCAAGTTCAACGTCACGATCGCGGCCGCCCCGGTGGGCGGTGGCGCCCCGGCGGGCGGCGCGGCGGCTCCGGCGGCTGCGGCCGAGGAGAAGACCGAGTTCGACGTCATGCTGAAGGACGCCGGCGCGAAGAAGATCCAGGTCATCAAGGTCGTGCGCGAGATCACCGGTCTCGGCCTCAAGGAGGCGAAGGACCTGGTGGACGGCGCGCCGAGCGCGGTCAAGTCGGGCGTCTCGAAGGACGAGGCGAACACGATCAAGACCAAGCTCGAGGCCGAGGGCGCCGCGGTCGAGGTGAAGTAAGGTCCGGGCGGGGCGGTGGCCGGATGCGTCCGGCCATCGCCTTCGCCGCGGCCCTCACTTCCACCTCGGCGCGCCTGTGAGTACAGTACGTCTACACAACAACTGAGCAGCTCCATCGCTCCGCCCCGCCCCGCAGCATTTTTGCGCGGGAGCCGGGGGCGGGGCTGTTTTCGCCTGTTCGCGGGTGATCCCCCTCTGCGGGTGAGTCATGGCTGAGACGATAAAGGAAATCTCGTTCGGGAAGCTCGACGCAGGCATGGGCATGCCCCACCTGCTCGACATCCAGACGCGCGCGTTCGAAGCGCTGCTCCAGACCGACGCCGCCGCGCACGAGCGCGAGGACGTGGGCCTCGAGCGCGTGTTCAAGGACCTGTTCCCCATCACGGACGTCCACGAGAACTTCTCGCTGGAGTTCGTCCGCTACTCGCTCGGTGAGCCGAAGTACTCCGTCGAGGAGTGCATCGAGCGCGACATGACCTTCTCGGCTCCCCTCAAGGCGACCCTGCAGCTGGTCATCTTCGAGGAGATCAACGGCGAGAAGCGGCCGCGCAACATCATCGAGAAGGAGGTCTATCTCGGCGAGCTGCCGCTCATCACGAACCTGGGGACGTTCGTGATCAACGGCGCCGAGCGCGTCATCGTCTCGCAGCTGCACCGCTCCCCCGGCGTGGTCTTCGAGGAGTCGACGCACCCCAACGGGCAGCGCCTGATCTCCGCGCGCATCATCCCGTTCCGCGGGTCGTGGGTCGAGTTCACCGTGGACATCCACGATGTGATCTACGTCCACATCGACAAGAAGAAGAAGTTCCCGGCCACGGCGCTGCTGCGCGCGTTCGGCTACGGCGAGAACCGCGACATCCTGCGGCTCTTCTTCGCGGAGCGTGACCTCGACCTGACCAAGGCGCGCGAGACGCGCTCCGACCAGCGCGAGGTCCTCGGCGCCGTCATCGCGCAGGACATCACGCTCGCCGGCGAGGCGACCGACCCCGACGCGCCCAAGGCCAAGACCAAGAAGGCGCGCGCGGAGCAGGAGCGCCGCGAGAGCGAGCTCCTGGTCAAGGAAGGCGACGAGCTGACGGAGGAGGTGTACAACCGCCTCCGCCGCCAGGGCGTCGAGAGCGTCAAGGTCTTCGCCAGCTACACCACGATCGACCTCCGCGACGAGCTCGATGCGATCGAGCGCGGCGAGCGCCCCGAGCGCCGCGCGCTCTCGCACGACGTCGTGTCCGAGGACGGCGAGGTGATCGCCGAGGCGGGCCAGCTCCTGACCGACGCGCTGATCAAGAAGATCCGCAAGGCGGAGATGAACAAGGTGCAGGTGTTCGTCGCCAGCGGTCGCGCCGAGTCGCTGCTGATCAAGAACACGCTCGCCAAGGATCCGACCAAGCACGAGGACGAGGCCCTCAAGCAGATCTACGCGCTCCTCCGTCCGGGCGACGCCCCGAACAAGGAGACGGCGAAGCAGGCGCTCGAGCGCCTGTTCTTCAGCCCGAAGCGCTACGACCTGGGCCGCGTGGGGCGCTACAAGATCAACCAGCGCCTCAGCCTCAACACGCCCGCCGGCACCACGGTGCTCACGAAGGAGGACTTCGTGGCCATCGTGCGCTACCTCGTGGAGCTGCACGAGGGCCGTGGGCACACGGACGACATCGACCATCTCGGCAACCGCCGCATCCGCTCGGTCGGTGAGCTGATCGCGAACCAGTTCTCCGTCGGTCTGTCCCGCATGGCGCGCCTGGTGAAGGAGCGCATGTCGATCAACACCGACCCGGAGAAGATCTCGCTCGACGACCTGGTGAACGCGCGCACCGTGAGCGCCGTCATCCAGGCGTTCTTTGGCAGCTCGCAGCTCTCGCAGTTCATGGATCAGACCAACCCCCTCGCCGAGCTGACGCACAAGCGTCGCCTCTCGGCGCTCGGGCCGGGCGGTCTGACGCGCGAGCGCGCCGGCTTCGAGGTGCGCGACGTGCACTACTCGCAGTACGCGCGCATGTGCCCCATCGAGACGCCGGAAGGCCCGAACATCGGCCTCATCACGTCGCTCGCCTGCTACGCGCGCGTGAACGATCTCGGCTTCATCGAGACGCCGTACTTCGTCGTGAAGGGCGGCCGCGTGACGGGCGACCTCGCGTGGCTCGACGCCAACCGCGAGGAGGGAGCGATCATCGCGCAGGCGAACGCGAAGCTCAACCCGGACGGCACCTTCATGGAGGAGCTGGTGCTCTGCCGTGACGGCGGCGACGTCCCGCTCGTGCCGACGGACCGCATCGACTACATGGACGTGGCGCCGGAGCAGATGGTCTCCATCGCCGCGGCGCTCATCCCGTTCCTCGAGCACGACGACGCCAACCGCGCCCTCATGGGCTCGAACATGCAGCGTCAGGCCGTGCCGCTCCTCAACCCGCGCACGCCGCTCGTCGGCACGGGGCTGGAGAGCGTCGTGGCGCGCGACTCGGGCGCGGTCATCATCGCCAAGCGCGCGGGCGTCGTGACGCACGTGACGGCCGACGAGATCATCGTCGACGCCGGCCCGGCGGAGCGTCTGGGCAGCGAGGACCGCCGCGCG
This region of Roseisolibacter agri genomic DNA includes:
- the rplJ gene encoding 50S ribosomal protein L10, coding for MKRTEKEQLVTELTDKIKGAQALYYTDFTGLNVKRMTELRRQLRRAGVEYVVIKNTLALRAVNESGLVADRLKGPTGIVVAADALAGAKVLSDFAKANDQKPAIKGGMFDGRQIDADQVKALANMPSREQMLAELGAGLMAPLAQMAGVMNGMLTMMVGALEALRVQKEGAQ
- the rplL gene encoding 50S ribosomal protein L7/L12: MAMSNDEILDAIGNKTVFELAELIEAFKTKFNVTIAAAPVGGGAPAGGAAAPAAAAEEKTEFDVMLKDAGAKKIQVIKVVREITGLGLKEAKDLVDGAPSAVKSGVSKDEANTIKTKLEAEGAAVEVK
- the rplA gene encoding 50S ribosomal protein L1: MRTHGKKYRAAAQKLDQTTAQPARQAIEAVKGAAFAKFDETVEVAVRLGVDPRHADQVVRGTVVLPAGTGKSVRVLVIAQGPKVAEAEQAGADFVGVEYVQRIKDGFLDFDVMIATPDLMGQVGQLGRVLGPRGLMPNPKAGTVTFDVGRAVREVKAGKIEFRVDKGGNVHAPIGKVSFAADALESNFAALMDQIVRSKPSASKGVYVRNVAISSSMGPGVTVDTTPYR